DNA sequence from the Actinacidiphila yeochonensis CN732 genome:
CCGCGGACGCGCAGACCGGCGCGGTCGTGACCCCGATCTACCAGGTGTCGACGTACAAGCAGGACGGAGTCGGCGGGCTGCGCGGCGGCTACGAGTACAGCCGGTCGGCCAACCCCACCCGCAGCGCGCTGGAGGAGAGCCTCGCGGCGCTGGAGAGCGGCCGGCGCGGCCTCGCCTTCGCCTCCGGCCTGGCCGCCGAGGACTGCCTGCTGCGCACCCTGCTGAAGCCCGGCGACCACGTCGTCATCCCCAACGACGCCTACGGCGGCACCTTCCGGCTCTTCGCGAAGGTCGTGGAGCGCTGGGGCGTGCGGTGGTCGGTCGCGGACACCTCCGACCCGCGGGCGGTGCGCGAGGCGCTGCGCCCCGAGACCCGGGTGCTGTGGGTGGAGACGCCGTCCAACCCGCTGCTGGGCATCAGCGACATCGAGGCGCTGGCCGGGGTGGCCCGGGAGGCGGGGGTGCGGCTGGTGGTCGACAACACCTTCGCCAGCCCCTACCTCCAGCAGCCGCTCCAACTCGGCGCGGACGTCGTGGTGCACTCCACCACCAAGTACATGGGCGGCCACTCCGACGTGGTCGGCGGCGCCCTCGTCACCTCCGACGCCGGGCTCGGCGAGGAACTCGCCTACCACCAGAACGCGATGGGCGCGGTCGCCGGGCCGTTCGACGCCTGGCTGGTGATGCGCGGGGCGAAGACGCTCGCGGTGCGGATGGACCGGCACTGCGAGAACGCCACCCGGGTCGCCGAGATGCTGGCCGGCCACCCCAAGGTGAGCCAGGTCTACTACCCGGGCCTGGCCGAGCACCCCGGACACGAGGTGGCCGCGAAGCAGATGAAGGCGTTCGGCGGGATGGTGTCCTTCCGGGTGCGCGGCGGCGAGGAGGCGGCCGTCGCGGTCTGCGACCGGGCCGAGCTCTTCACCCTCGGCGAGTCGCTGGGCGGCGTCGAGTCGCTGATCGAGCACCCCGGACGGATGACGCACGCCTCGGCGGCCGGCTCCCCGCTGGAGGTTCCGGCGGACCTGGTGCGGGTCTCGGTCGGCATCGAGGCCGCCGACGACCTCCTGGCCGACCTCCGCCAGGCCCTCGGCTGAGCGCGTAGGACCACGGGGGCGCGGGCCCGGCCGGCATATATCCGTCGGGTGGCGGTTCGGCGGCCCGTCCGGTGGGGACCGCCGTCCGGCGTCACCGGTCCGCCGTCACCGGTCCGGCGGGACGGGCCACGGTGAAAGCAGCCGGTCCGCCGTCCCCAGGCGGGTCTTTGCGCGGGTCTTCCCGGGTCTCCGCCCGGGTGGATGTACAGGCTGGACTGCGCACCTTGCCGTGCGCAGTCCAGCCTGCGTACTCTGGCGGCATGGCAGAGATCAGCGGGGTGTCCGAATCCGCCGTCACGGCGGGCCGCGAGGTCCGCACGGTGTTCAGCAGGCTGCGGCGGCGGCTGCGCGACACGTACGACCCGACCGGCCTCACCACGTCCCAGTCCTCGGCGCTGAGCCAGCTGGACCGCGAGGGCGAGACCACGCTGACCGGGCTCGCCGCCGCGGAACGGGTCAGGCACCAGTCCATGGCCTCCGTCGTCGGCGTGCTGGAGGAGCGCGGCCTGGTCGAGCGGCGCCCCGACCCGGCCGACGGGCGCAGGCAGCTGATCTCGGTCAGCGCGGCCGGCCGGGCGTTCCTCGCCGACCGGCGCCACGCCAGCCAGGAGTGGCTGACCCGCGTACTGGAGGAGCACTTCACCGAGGCCGAACGGCGGACCGTCGTCGACGCGATGGCCCTGCTCGACCGGCTGAACCGGCTGTGAACGCCGTGCTCCACCGGCTGATACGCGCCACCCGGCGCGGCGGCGCCGGCAGCGGGAAGAGCAGCGGGAAGGGCGGCGGGGCCGACTCGGGGAAGGGTGCGCCGGCCGGGGCGTTCGACCGGCGGCTGCTCGCGCCGATGATGCTCGGCTCGATACTGAACCCGGTCAACTCCTCGATCATCGCCGTGGCCCTGGTGCCGATCGGCGCCGCGTTCGGGGCGCCGCCGTCGCAGACCGCGTGGCTGATCTCGGCGCTCTACCTCGCCACCTCGATCGGGCAGCCCGTGGTCGGGCGGCTCATCGACCTGTTCGGCCCGCGCCGGCTCTTCCTGGCCGGCACCGCGCTGACCGGCGTGGCCGGCGTCGTCGGGGTGCTCGCGCCCGACCTGGGGGTGCTGATCGCCGCACGGGTGCTGCTGGGCTTCGGCACCTGCGCCGGCTACCCGGCGGCCATGAACCTGATCCGCAGCGAGGCCCGGCGCACCGGCCAGGACAGCCCCGCCGGAGTGCTCACCGCCCTGGCGGTCACCACGCAGACCATCTCCGTCATCGGCCCCTCCCTCGGCGGCCTGCTCATCGGCCTCGGCGGCTGGCGCGCCACCATGGCCGTCAACGTGCCGCTGGCCGCGGCCGGACTGCTCCTCGGCGCGCTGCGACTGCCGCGCACGGAACCGGCCGAGCGAGGCAAGCGGGGTGAGCGGGCCGATGGCGGCGAGGGGGCCGAACGAGCCCGGGGCGGCGCCGTGGCCCAGCTGGACCTGCCCGGGATGGGGTTCTTCGCGGCGACGCTGGTCAGCCTGCTGCTCTTCCTGATGCACCCGGCCGCCGACCGCTGGTACCTGCCGGTGGTGACCGTCCTGGCCGCCGCCGCCTTCACCCGGCGCGAACTCGGCTCCCCCCAGCCCTTCATCGACCTGCGGGTCCTCGGCGGCAACGTGCCGCTGCTCGTCACCTACACCCGGGCGCTGCTCGCGTACGTGGTGTCGTACGCGGTGCTCTTCGGCTTCACCCAGTGGCTGGAGGAGGGACGGGGACTGACCGCCTCGAAGGCCGGGCTGGCGCTGCTGCCGCTCTTCCTGACCGGGATCGCGGTCTCCACCGCCACCGGGCG
Encoded proteins:
- a CDS encoding cystathionine gamma-synthase, giving the protein MNETEHGTRPDSPHAYRHFETLAIHAGQPADAQTGAVVTPIYQVSTYKQDGVGGLRGGYEYSRSANPTRSALEESLAALESGRRGLAFASGLAAEDCLLRTLLKPGDHVVIPNDAYGGTFRLFAKVVERWGVRWSVADTSDPRAVREALRPETRVLWVETPSNPLLGISDIEALAGVAREAGVRLVVDNTFASPYLQQPLQLGADVVVHSTTKYMGGHSDVVGGALVTSDAGLGEELAYHQNAMGAVAGPFDAWLVMRGAKTLAVRMDRHCENATRVAEMLAGHPKVSQVYYPGLAEHPGHEVAAKQMKAFGGMVSFRVRGGEEAAVAVCDRAELFTLGESLGGVESLIEHPGRMTHASAAGSPLEVPADLVRVSVGIEAADDLLADLRQALG
- a CDS encoding MFS transporter; translation: MMLGSILNPVNSSIIAVALVPIGAAFGAPPSQTAWLISALYLATSIGQPVVGRLIDLFGPRRLFLAGTALTGVAGVVGVLAPDLGVLIAARVLLGFGTCAGYPAAMNLIRSEARRTGQDSPAGVLTALAVTTQTISVIGPSLGGLLIGLGGWRATMAVNVPLAAAGLLLGALRLPRTEPAERGKRGERADGGEGAERARGGAVAQLDLPGMGFFAATLVSLLLFLMHPAADRWYLPVVTVLAAAAFTRRELGSPQPFIDLRVLGGNVPLLVTYTRALLAYVVSYAVLFGFTQWLEEGRGLTASKAGLALLPLFLTGIAVSTATGRRAGVRGKFLVGAAGQIVACVMMLFLGAHSSVWLLVAVAAVFGVPQGLNSLALQNSVYFQADPERLGSSAGLLRTFGYLGAITASTANSAVYRHRADTAGMHRLALVMLAAGALFLLVTVFDRGLGRIGAPARPARSVPPTQPSSQAPSAGEERQQPGQEPEPPRGP
- a CDS encoding MarR family winged helix-turn-helix transcriptional regulator, with translation MAEISGVSESAVTAGREVRTVFSRLRRRLRDTYDPTGLTTSQSSALSQLDREGETTLTGLAAAERVRHQSMASVVGVLEERGLVERRPDPADGRRQLISVSAAGRAFLADRRHASQEWLTRVLEEHFTEAERRTVVDAMALLDRLNRL